The Pyrenophora tritici-repentis strain M4 chromosome 10, whole genome shotgun sequence genome contains a region encoding:
- a CDS encoding KAP95, Karyopherin (importin) beta: protein MDEQQFVQLLESLLQPDTERVKSATSTLNKNYYNSPASLNALLQILCGHPKSELRQLAAVEARKLVTKHWANLPADQKASLRNQLFQFTLNEDVTLTRHSAARVIAAIAAQDFEDGEWGDLPGYLQQAATSPTARHREVGTYIIWTTLESVGDSFPGKSSDLYKLFSTTIQDPESVDVRINTMLGLSRLAMLLEPEEDPKALALFQESVPAMVTVLKATVDEGDEDRAMQAFEVFQTLLGCESALLAKHFGDLVKFMLELASSTNVEDDYRSQAIAFLMQCVRYRKLKVQALRIGEELTLKALHIVTELGDLSSEEEDVTPARSALGLLDILASSLPPSQVVIPLLKNLGNYFQSQNPDYRQAGILALGMCVEGAPDFIATQLNEILPMVLHLLEDPELKVRAAALNGVARLADDLAEDVGKEHARLIPAMLKNFDLAASNMQGAEDERNLSIIRGSCNAIDSLIEGLEPEDAGKYVPELVPRFSKLFHHEDLRVKSAAIGAVGSIASASERAFIPVFAQIMQELSPYVRIKDSQDELDLRGVTCDSMGKIAAAVGPEPFEPYVLPLMEASEEALHLDHPRLRETSYILWSTMAKVYEEQFAKYLPGAVKGLQDCLEQEETGLDVELGEEAADLVGSEVTIQGRKIKALMAEDDEDWDDLEGVSAVAMEKEIAAEVFGDIITHTRREYLPFMEATVTKLLELVDHSYEGIRKAALGSLWRTFACLYGMSETDGMAKWKPGLPLAVEIPDELKKLGNLVMTATMTIWEDEMDRSTVTDINRDVAATLKLCGPAVLLTENGTVVPQLCQHLLAVITKRHPCQQDLGDEAEEEILDESSEYDWLVIETALEAVTCLSVALGPQFAELWKMFEKPIVKYASSQESTERSAAVGSIAECIGNMGAGCTQYTSGLLKLLLHRLSDEDAETKSNAVYGIGLLCEMTTNDDEILKSLSTIFSKLEPLLEAQDQARLLDNTAGCVSRFISKHPDKLPIAEVLPRLVNLLPLREDFEENKPVFGMIVKLYQHNEPTVQQLTPSLMPVFEKVLGPPEEQLEDETRSQLMELVQHLRK, encoded by the exons ATGGACGAGCAACAATTCGTCCAGCTGCTTGAGAGCCTGCTGCAGC CCGACACCGAGCGTGTCAAGTCTGCCACCTCAACCCTCAACAAAAACTACTACAACTCTCCCGCCTCCTTGAACGCCCTCCTTCAGATCCTATGTGGCCACCCCAAGTCTGAGCTCCGCCAATTGGCTGCCGTAGAGGCCAGGAAACTTGTGACCAAGCACTGGGCTAATCTGCCCGCGGACCAAAAGGCTTCCCTCCGTAACCAGCTGTTCCAGTTCACACTAAACGAGGATGTCACCCTCACCAGACACTCGGCTGCTCGTGTGATTGCTGCTATCGCCGCACAGGACTTTGAGGATGGCGAGTGGGGCGACCTGCCCGGATACCTCCAGCAGGCTGCTACCAGCCCAACAGCCCGACATCGCGAAGTTGGTACATATATCATCTGGACAACCCTTGAATCAGTCGGTGACTCCTTCCCTGGCAAGTCGTCTGATCTCTACAAGCTTTTCAGCACCACCATCCAAGACCCCGAAAGCGTAGACGTCAGGATCAACACCATGCTTGGTTTGAGCCGCCTGGCTATGCTTTTGGAACCCGAAGAGGACCCCAAGGCACTGGCTCTGTTCCAAGAGTCTGTTCCCGCCATGGTAACTGTCTTGAAGGCTACTGTTGACGAGGGTGACGAGGACCGCGCCATGCAGGCTTTCGAAGTCTTCCAGACTCTGCTTGGCTGCGAGTCTGCCCTGTTGGCAAAGCACTTTGGCGATCTCGTCAAGTTCATGCTTGAGCTTGCATCCAGCACAAATGTCGAGGACGACTACCGTTCCCAGGCCATTGCATTCCTCATGCAATGCGTTCGGTACAGGAAACTCAAGGTGCAGGCTCTAAGGATTGGCGAGGAGCTCACCCTTAAGGCTCTGCACATTGTCACCGAACTTGGTGACTTGTCCAGCGAAGAGGAGGATGTCACTCCTGCCCGCTCCGCTCTCGGCCTCCTCGATATCCTCGCATCTAGCCTGCCTCCCAGCCAGGTGGTCATCCCTCTTCTCAAGAACCTTGGCAACTACTTCCAATCGCAGAACCCTGACTACCGTCAAGCTGGTATCCTGGCTTTGGGTATGTGCGTGGAGGGTGCACCTGACTTCATCGCTACTCAGCTCAACGAGATCCTGCCCATGGTCCTTCACCTGCTTGAAGACCCTGAGCTCAAGGTCCGCGCGGCTGCGCTCAACGGTGTTGCTCGCCTGGCTGATGACCTCGCCGAGGATGTTGGCAAAGAACACGCCCGCCTTATTCCTGCCATGTTGAAGAACTTCGATCTTGCCGCAAGCAATATGCAGGGTGCGGAAGACGAGCGCAACCTATCCATCATTCGTGGCAGCTGTAACGCCATTGACTCTCTCATCGAGGGTCTGGAGCCGGAGGATGCTGGAAAGTACGTCCCAGAGCTTGTTCCTCGCTTCAGCAAGCTCTTCCACCACGAGGATCTGCGCGTCAAGAGTGCTGCCATCGGCGCTGTCGGCTCCATCGCGTCCGCTTCTGAAAGGGCCTTCATCCCCGTCTTTGCACAAATCATGCAAGAGTTGTCGCCCTACGTCAGGATCAAGGACAGCCAAGACGAGCTTGACCTCCGCGGTGTCACGTGTGATTCCATGGGCAAGATCGCCGCCGCCGTCGGTCCTGAACCGTTCGAGCCATACGTCCTTCCTCTCATGGAGGCTTCTGAGGAAGCACTGCACCTAGATCATCCCCGCCTCAGAGAAACCAGCTACATTCTTTGGAGCACAATGGCCAAGGTGTACGAAGAGCAATTCGCTAAATACCTACCTGGCGCCGTCAAGGGACTTCAAGACTGCCTTGAGCAAGAGGAGACTGGCCTTGACGTCGAGCTTGGCGAAGAGGCTGCTGATCTTGTCGGATCTGAAGTCACTATTCAAGGCCGCAAGATCAAG GCTCTCATGGCtgaagacgacgaggacTGGGACGATCTTGAGGGTGTCAGCGCTGTTGCCATGGAGAAGGAGATTGCCGCGGAAGTGTTTGGCGACATCATCACCCACACACGCCGCGAATACCTTCCCTTCATGGAGGCAACCGTCACAAAGCTCCTGGAGCTGGTTGACCACTCCTACGAAGGCATCCGCAAGGCTGCTCTCGGTTCTCTGTGGCGCACTTTCGCCTGCCTCTACGGCATGTCTGAGACTGACGGTATGGCGAAGTGGAAGCCTGGTCTTCCCCTCGCTGTCGAGATACCAGATGAGCTGAAGAAGCTTGGTAACCTCGTCATGACTGCCACCATGACCATCTGGGAAGACGAGATGGACCG GAGCACTGTCACTGACATCAACCGGGATGTTGCTGCCACACTCAAGCTTTGCGGTCCTGCAGTCTTGTTGACTGAAAACGGCACCGTAGTGCCTCAGCTATGCCAGCATCTCCTTGCTGTCATCACCAAGCGTCATCCCTGCCAGCAAGATCTCGGCGACGAGGCTGAGGAGGAGATTCTCGACGAGTCATCAGAGTACGACTGGCTCGTCATTGAGACGGCGCTTGAGGCCGTTACCTGCTTGTCCGTCGCCTTGGGCCCACAATTTGCTGAGCTCTGGAAGATGTTCGAGAAGCCAATTGTCAAGTACGCCAGCAGCCAGGAATCCACCGAGCGTAGTGCCGCGGTGGGTTCGATTGCCGAATGCATTGGCAACATGGGCGCTGGCTGCACTCAGTACACCAGCGGCCTCCTCAAGTTGCTTCTCCACCGTCTGTCAGACGAAGACGCAGAGACCAAGTCCAATGCCGTCTACGGTATCGGTCTTCTATGTGAAATGACAACCAATGATGACGAGATCCTCAAGTCACTCTCGACCATCTTCTCTAAGCTTGAGCCTCTGCTCGAGGCGCAAGACCAAGCACGTCTTCTTGACAATACTGCTGGATGCGTGAGCAGGTTCATCAGCAAGCATCCCGACAAGCTGCCCATTGCCGAGGTGCTTCCCCGCTTAGTGAACTTGCTCCCTCTCCGCGAAGATTTCGAGGAGAACAAGCCCGTGTTCGGCATGATTGTCAAGCTCTACCAGCACAATGAGCCGACTGTGCAACAGCTCACCCCTTCACTGATGCCTGTCTTCGAGAAGGTGCTTGGCCCACCTGAGGAGCAGCTGGAGGATGAGACGCGCTCGCAGCTCATGGAGCTCGTGCAGCATCTGCGCAAGTAA